The Alistipes finegoldii DSM 17242 DNA segment CGACGTGACTTCGGCTAACTTTGCGTCGTGTTGTGAGTGAGGCGACCGCTCTCCCCCGGACGCCGATTTCGCTTGTCGAGCGACGGCGGACGCGAGCGGGCCGAGCGGCATCGTCGCCCGGAGGCGCGAGTTCAGGGGGCGCATGGCCGCGCATGGGGATCACAGATCCGCGCGGCGACATAGCCGGGGATCCGGCAGTCGGCTATGGCCGGTTCCGCTTCCACCCGAATATTATTCCCCGTATAATAATATCAGCATCCGCAAACTCCGTGAGAACCGCGCCCCAAGGCGCGGCGCGAAAAACAAGCGGCCCGGCTGGTTAGAACCAGCCGGGCCGCGATGTTGATGGGTGAAGGGAAGAAATTACAAGAGCCATTTCTTTCCCTTATCTGTCTTGCTCCAAATTAATATTGCCACTGCAAAAGCAATAATAAAAATAAAAATCCAAAATGCCGCCATACTTATTCCTCCTGTGTTTTATTTGTTTCTTTCTGCCGAAGTAACCCCAAGCCAATAAACAAGCAACTCAATGTCGCCCCGATCCCTCCGACATAAACAAGCCATCGCGAATTCTCTATATCACTAATTAAGGCCCCAACGACAACTGCCGTTAGAAGATATTTGGCAATATCCATGAACCATTTACCCAATTCCTTTCTCATAGGTGCAAATATAGCAAATTTTTCACCGAAATAGATAGACTTTGAAAACATCGACGGCGCAATGGCCGTCGATGTTCGTAAGGTCAGACCTGAAAATTCGTGACCCGATAAATCACACGGGCACGGGGCTTGTTCTCTTTATCCAGCCACGCTTCGACCTTATCATAGGCTTCCACGTAGATAAAACGGCCTTTCTTCAGCAGATTGACGATTCCCTCGGCTGAGTTCTCCGGCTTGACATAGATTTCGCAATCCGCCCACTGGGCTTCCTTGATCGGGTTGCCCTGTTCGTCTTTGGCATCCGTATCCCGTTCTGCATACGCCACGCTGAACGATACGAATTTGTGACCGCCCTGCCCCTCGCGGCATTCGGCATCCTTACCGAGATTACCGGTAATCGTGATTCTCTTCATAGAAATTTGAACGATTGACCTATACATCGTGAGGTTCTGCGAGGCACTGCACCTCTAATTTACATAAAATATTTTAGTTATTAATGACAATTCCGGTCGTTTTGTCTATCAATTGATAATTTGTGAAAGCCGCATTATCGCTGCTTTCAAATTTCAGATAAACCCAATCAACCCATATTATCGCATGGTTGTAGCACTCACACTTCTCAGTCAAGACGATCGTTTTATTTTGCGCCGGGTATTTTTTCGTGAGCGTTACGCGCGCCTGTATCTCGTGTGGTGCGTCGGAAGCGAAATAATCGAAATATAGGAGCTGGGTGCCGTTCTCGTCATCCAGCGAAAACCAAGACACATAACACAAGCCTTTGATCCCTGCGACATAATTGTAGCGCTCAAGCGCTTTATTCAGCCAAGCATGGGCGGCTTTCTCGTCGGGGAACTCCTTTTGTAATAACACTTGGTTACACATCTTGTCGGTGTAGGTTTTCGTAAGACAGACTGTTGCTAAATAAGTTTTCATAATTGTAAAATTTTAAAAGGTTAAATAGTGTGCTCCGCTGGGGCTTCGCTCCCCGCCATCCGCCGATCACATCGAGCGGAGCTGGTTAATACGTCAAAGAACTTTATTGCTGAAATCTCGCTAACATCCTCGTCACGCCCTTTATCCTTTCAATCAAACATATCATTTTCTCGAAGGTTTACCGGGCTGTGGTTTCCCAGCCGACGGATGTTTTCAAGATTTCAAAGAACGAGGGGTCATCCCCTTACACGTTGCCTTCAGAGCCTTTCTGATACTCGTATCGAACACTGACATTTTGAAATAAAAATGGAGCGGCCGCCCGTTCCTCTGGAATGGGCATAGGCGGTCGCTCTCTACCGCTAAACCGGCGCAAGGGTTCCGGGAAATATTTTTGAAAAAATTTCTTCAGCGTGCCCCGGCCTGCCGGGGTAAATTTTTTCATCATAAACATAGTTCCCGAAAGGACTCCTAAGAAAATATTTCGCGGGTTCATTGCCCGGCAAAATGCAGTGTTCGTACTTTGTATCAGAATGGTCTGAAGGCAACGTGTAAGGGATGAGACCCGTCAGGTCGCAGAAATCTTGAATTCAGCCGGAGTGCGAAACCACAGCCCGGTCAGACCCAGAGAGAAAATACCGCTCTCCCTCGCAACGCGAGGGGTGCTCTGCCGCGACGTGGAGAAACGAACGACTTGCAGGGCGTTGCAAGTCGTTCGTTTTAGGAGCGACCAATGCCCCGCCTGCGGGGCATGGTATGAAATTACGAGCAAAAAAAGAGAGCCGGCGAACCGGCCCTCTACATTACCTTTTGGAAAATAATGTCTTCAACTTGATCTCGGCGGCCACTTCCGGACACACTTTTGCCATACGTCCAATTTTTTGAATCTGATTTTCGTTAGGCGTACATTTACGCAACCAACGTACGATGTCATCGGAATAGTTTTCCGTCACTTCAACCAGCTGGTCGATTATTTCTGACAATTTGCAGGCAGAAATATATTCGACCGATTCGACAACTTCACCACTCTCATCGATAAGTTCAATGTCGAAATAACCATCCAAAGAATTGGGGAAAATCACAACGGCTCCCTGATGTTTGAACCCACTGACCTTGAGTATAAAAGCCTTCCGACCAGCAAGGGTGCCACCAGCACCGCAGGTCACATTCCAACTCATGAGATTCAACGGTTTTTCAGCGAGAATCGACATAATTAAATCTGATGTAGACATAGCTTTTTGCAGACTTTATCCTCCTGCGCCGGAGTTCTACACTGCCGAAACACTCGGAACAGCGATGCGGCCCCAGCCGATCACGGCGACTGCCCGAAGGCAAGGACACGCAAGGAAATATTTACCGACGGCTCGGCCGGAGGGCGCAACGCGCGGATCAATATTTCCGCACCGGGCCCACGGGCGGCCGGCCTGAACAGGACGGGCGATCCTTGCCGCTGTCGCCGCGATGTCGGCTACCTTTGCGTCGTGTTGTGAGTGAGAGTACCGCTCCCCCCGGCCGCCGAGTTCGCTTGTCGAGCGACGGCGGACGCGAGCGTGACGGGCGGCATGGTCGCCCGGCCGCGCGAGTTCAGGGGGCTGCGGCCGGGTCGCCGCGAACGGCAGGCGAAGTCTGCCGGGCGACCGGCTGCCCAACCGGCAAAGGAATTCTTTGTGATGAATCACAAACTTTCCCCTTGCAGGTGAACGGAACAGACCCCCCCCGGAGTTTCTACTCCGGGGCAACAAGTTACGGAAGCTCGTGAATTGTGATGAAATTCTCAGGGCAGAAGCAACGCCAGGCATTCCGCTCAAGGTCGAAATAATGCACACAGTCGTTTGTCGAACGGCTGCGGGATTTACTTCCGGCCCGGTACTCTTCCAGCAAGCAGGGCTTCAGTGTCCCGAAAGCCTCCCGGAGTGTCCCGTCCTGTTTGCGGCAACTGAATCTCACGGCCCGGTTACGCAACTGGATCAGGAGATTATCCAGTTCGTCCGTTTGCTGTAACGCTTCGTTGACTGCGTTTTCGACATCCAACCGCAAGGGCCAGTGCGGTAAATTGTACTTGCCCCGCAGTTTCTTCGTGAGAATCCGAATTAAACGCTCGTTATCCATAACTTTTTTGCAGACTTTATCCTCCTGCGCCGGAGTTCTAATACTGCCGAAACACTCGGAACAGCGATGCGGCTCAAGCCGATCACGGCGACTGCCCGAAGGCAAGGACACAGAAGGAAATATTTACCGACGGCGCGGCCGGAGGGCGAAGCGGATCAATATTTCCGCACTGGGCCCACGGGCGGCCGGCCTGAACAGGACGGGCGATCCTTGCCGCTGTCGACGCGATGTCGGCTAACTTTGCATCAATGTTGTGAGTGAGAATACCGCTCTCCCCCGGCCGCCGAGTTCGCTTGTCGAGCGACGGCGGACGCGAGCCGTGACGGGCGGCACCGTCGCCCGGAGGCGCGAGTTCAGGGGGCGCATGGCCGCGCATGGGGATCACAGATCCGCGCGGCGACATAGCCGGGGATCCGGCAGCCGGCTATGGCCGGTTCCGCTTCCGCCCGAATATTATTCCCGTATAATAATATCAGCATCCGCAAACTCCGTGAGAACCGCGCCCCCAAGGCGCGGCGCGAAAAACAAGCGGCCCGGCTGGTTCTAACCAGCCGGGCCGCGATGTTGATGGGTGAAGGGAAGAAAGCAGCTTTAGTTCTTCACTATATATGCCCAATAATGGAGTTTGTGTAGTTCATTATCCATTTGAATATTATTGTAATATAATAATATTCGATGGTAAGTACGAAAAAAGGCACCTCGAATATTATCCAAAGCACCTTTACAAAACGGAAGAACCACAGTTCCTACTTGTCTCCAGCACAAACACTGTTAATCTACTGCTGTCTCCCTTACCGCAAATATAATCATTATCGAACGAATCATACCGAAGAGGTAGCATATACCGTAATATTATTATAATACCGATATTATAGTAATACTCGTAATATTATAATATCCGGCACATAGGTTGTACGCGACGGGAACGAGAGTGCAAATATTATTGTAATATTTATATTAGAATAATATTCAAAAACAATACAGAGCTGATTATCTGCGCAATACAACAGATATTATTATATTATAATACTATCTGTATTACAATATTATCCTCTAAAAAAATAATCAGCGGATTATTTGCAGAATAGAAAACACAAAGCTACTTTTGCAATGAAGGGAAGAAAAAACGCACCGTTTATCTGGGGCTTTTTCTTCAAAATATAGTAAGCGTCGGAGACTTCGGAAACGAGTCTCCGATTTTTTTGCAAAAATGTTACCTATTCGAGGAACACGAATCTATTTTCTTCCCTTCACGATTCAACATCTTTTCCCAGCCATTTTGTCAATATATCGAGCAAAAAAACCTTATTCGGCCTCGCGCGCGCGTATTACGGTAACTTACCGTAGTAATGTTTTTGTTGTATAACAAGTTGAATAAAATGTTTACCAATGTTGAATAGTGAATTTATCAAAGATAAATTCTTTGATAAATATATATATATAAAGTAGAATTTGCAGAAATGTTACGTATTGTCCCCGGAAATTTGCAAGAATGTTACCTGTTTTTTTGCAGAAATATTACCTATTATTCCGCCCAAAAATAGTTTTTTGCAAAAATGTTACATATTCCCAACGCCATACATAGGCATCGGCATGGCCATATACGATTCGTTCAAACTGGCATATTTTTTACTGAATGACAGGTTTCTATACATTTGGGCTGCCTTGATCTCAAAAATTTCATCTTCAGACAAATTACTGGCCACAAAATCGAGAACCATGCGATTTGCAATATCTACTTTCTTCATATTAAATGAGATATAGCTTTTTGTCACGTTTTTTTTACCGTGACCAAGAGCAGCAGCGATCGTATCTTCCGGAACATCGAGAACCGAGGCCAACGTCGCCCACGTGTCGCGCGCATAATACGATCGCAGAAAAGGGTAGAGGCCGGTTTTCGTTTTTTTCCCCCAACGTGCTTTATCAACTTCAACCCTGCCAAACTCCTTCAGATGCTTGTTCATCATCTTCAGGAACGATCTGTAATCAGCACGTTCGTCCATGAAGCAAAGCAAATATTTCTTTCCCCTCCAGCGGTTGATGATCTCTTGGGCTTCGGGTTCAACCTTGATCGAATAGCGTTTCTTCGTTTTCTGACGACTGAACTCTATTCGACCGCCCACCATATCAGTCGGACGTAACAGAAGCAGATCGCCGATATTAATTCCAATCAGGTAAAAAGAGAGCATAAACACATCCAAATACCGCTGGCAGAATTCCTCAGCGGGAAAATCCCGGATAATTCGCAGATCCTTTACCGGCAGCGCCAGTTTCACAGGCTCTTCCGATGGCATTTCGAATTTTTTGAAGGGATACCAGTTCGCTTCCGCCACACCATAGGTCACTGCATCATTAAACAGGGTTCGCAGGTTTCGCAAATGAAGGTTTACACCATTGGGAGTCAGTCTTCGCACACCAGGTATAGCCCGCCCCTTGGCATCGAGGTGCTGCGAGAAGAGGAAACGCTCAAAGCCCAGCAGCCAAGCCTTATCGACATCTCTGAAAGACAACTTTCCTTTATCGTATGCCAAGATTTTCTTCAGCGTATGTTCGTGTGTGCCCCGCGTCGATGCGTTTGCGATGCGGTCGATATATTGCTCGTAATAGTCGATCAGGTCACCCCGCGCCGAGCAGGACACCGTTTGCGATGCAACAAGATATTGCTTCACCTCGCGGGTCGACATATTGGCGAGTTGGCCTGAAACCTCCAGCACGGTCAGTTTTTTCTCAAGAGACAACAACTGCTCCTGAAGGGCCATGTTAAATAGCCTTTTCGATTTGTGTTTGACGATTCGGCACGTCTGGGAATTCCAGTTCTCCGGAGCAAGGTAGATTTTCACAGGGATCTGGAATACGATCGAGCGTGTCGCCGAAACTGAAATTTTTAACGGATACAATTCGTCTTTTTTGCGCTGAACCCTAAGATCCAGAAATGGTTTTAATGTAGCCATAAATTTTTTAGCAAAACCAGTAGCAAAACCATTTGCACAAAATAGCACACTTTTGCACACTTTTCTCCTCTTACAGAACGCAGGGATAAAAAAGAGAAAAGCGGCTAAAAATACGTTCTACACGCATCTCTGACCGCTTTTTGATTAGTGGGAGCTGAGGGATTCGAACCCCCGACCCTCTGCTTGTAAGGCAGACGCTCTGAACCAACTGAGCTAAGCTCCCCTTTTGCTGAATTGCGAGTGCAAATGTATGATAAATAAATCATTCCTGCAAGACCTCGCTTCATTTTGGGAAATCTTTTTTCGCTGGCTGTTCGTTCGGTTTACACGCTGGTTTACACATTTGCATAAAGCCAATGCTGGTTAAACAATAGTGAATTAGTTGATAATCTTATATTTGAATAAGAGAGGATAAACTTTACAAAGGGGCCTATAAATATACCCCTTTGCAAAGTCTGTCCTCGTATCTGTTGAGAAAACGCGTGGGAAAATTTTCCCCTGCTCTCTCCTTTTAAGAGAGTGTTTGTTGCTTTTGTATCTATATGAACTGCTCTAAATATTTCTCGTTGAAACCCGTGAGTGGAAATTTGAAATCTTTCTGTGTACCGTCTATTGCCGTATAGCTGAATACGACCGTATCGCTCTTAATATGGGCTTCAAAAAGATTGAGCATACAGTTGGACTTGGGAATATCTACCATGTTAGGTAATATAATGGCGAGACAACCCTCCTCTACGGCTTTTGGATTTAGCAGATAGGAGAATCCTGCCATATAATGA contains these protein-coding regions:
- a CDS encoding DUF6722 family protein; the encoded protein is MRKELGKWFMDIAKYLLTAVVVGALISDIENSRWLVYVGGIGATLSCLFIGLGLLRQKETNKTQEE
- a CDS encoding single-stranded DNA-binding protein, translated to MKRITITGNLGKDAECREGQGGHKFVSFSVAYAERDTDAKDEQGNPIKEAQWADCEIYVKPENSAEGIVNLLKKGRFIYVEAYDKVEAWLDKENKPRARVIYRVTNFQV
- a CDS encoding SH3 beta-barrel fold-containing protein, whose protein sequence is MDNERLIRILTKKLRGKYNLPHWPLRLDVENAVNEALQQTDELDNLLIQLRNRAVRFSCRKQDGTLREAFGTLKPCLLEEYRAGSKSRSRSTNDCVHYFDLERNAWRCFCPENFITIHELP
- a CDS encoding tyrosine-type recombinase/integrase, whose protein sequence is MATLKPFLDLRVQRKKDELYPLKISVSATRSIVFQIPVKIYLAPENWNSQTCRIVKHKSKRLFNMALQEQLLSLEKKLTVLEVSGQLANMSTREVKQYLVASQTVSCSARGDLIDYYEQYIDRIANASTRGTHEHTLKKILAYDKGKLSFRDVDKAWLLGFERFLFSQHLDAKGRAIPGVRRLTPNGVNLHLRNLRTLFNDAVTYGVAEANWYPFKKFEMPSEEPVKLALPVKDLRIIRDFPAEEFCQRYLDVFMLSFYLIGINIGDLLLLRPTDMVGGRIEFSRQKTKKRYSIKVEPEAQEIINRWRGKKYLLCFMDERADYRSFLKMMNKHLKEFGRVEVDKARWGKKTKTGLYPFLRSYYARDTWATLASVLDVPEDTIAAALGHGKKNVTKSYISFNMKKVDIANRMVLDFVASNLSEDEIFEIKAAQMYRNLSFSKKYASLNESYMAMPMPMYGVGNM